A single Trypanosoma brucei gambiense DAL972 chromosome 9, complete sequence DNA region contains:
- a CDS encoding T. brucei spp.-specific protein: MSGKIKMLSSRPIFSRLVLVPRSAIWGKTVICIYLICVSATLFGEVKPPLHICCKTKKKEKMMWKCAQLYGFLSGALPPVNGNCISPSQFLVLTCSLQTCGRSLGDMLSWEVREGLGDSIFFLGQQCFFFFLIA, translated from the coding sequence ATGAGTGGTAAGATTAAAATGTTGTCTAGTCGCCCTATTTTCTCTCGTTTGGTGCTTGTGCCACGCAGTGCAATTTGGGGGAAAACTGtaatatgcatatatttgaTCTGTGTTTCTGCAACTCTGTTTGGCGAGGTGAAACCACCTTTGCACATTTGTTGtaagacaaagaaaaaggagaaaatgatGTGGAAATGCGCCCAGTTATATGGTTTTCTTTCTGGTGCACTGCCGCCAGTTAACGGTAACTGCATTTCTCCTTCGCAGTTTCTGGTTCTGACATGTTCCCTACAAACTTGCGGGAGAAGCTTAGGCGACATGTTATCATGGGAAGTAAGGGAAGGTCTTGGAGACTCTATCTTCTTTCTGGGGCAgcaatgcttttttttttttttaatagcATGA
- a CDS encoding T. brucei spp.-specific protein, whose amino-acid sequence MWFIAPTPFALKHRCPAIVLGGFSLTAAVCCEVVALKQRRYIVKILKKGNSGAFSCSCILIGTLRWWPMALLVRGRYHEVTKKILKRQKGEKGKIFCHCATADAMILHESPHHYCKWAARGGSEDWDYSNSFVVVCAVLLENIATNEREGKCHLTFHAATSMHHDYMLVALRGKVVKAKVSFRFREV is encoded by the coding sequence ATGTGGTTTATCGCGCCAACACCATTCGCACTAAAACACCGCTGTCCGGCTATTGTGTTAGGAGGCTTCTCCCTCACAGCTGCTGTGTGCTGTGAGGTTGTGGCGTTAAAGCAAAGGAGATATATTGTGAAAATATTAAAGAAGGGTAACTCGGGGGCATTCAGCTGTAGCTGCATACTCATCGGTACATTGCGATGGTGGCCGATGGCTTTGTTGGTAAGGGGAAGATATCACGAAGttacgaagaaaattctaaaaaggcaaaaaggagaaaaggggaaaattttTTGCCACTGCGCCACGGCCGACGCAATGATATTACATGAAAGCCCACACCATTATTGCAAATGGGCAGCTCGTGGAGGGAGTGAGGATTGGGATTATTCTAACAGctttgtggttgtgtgtgcCGTGCTTTTGGAAAATATTGCAAccaatgaaagggaaggcaaGTGTCACCTTACTTTCCATGCTGCGACATCAATGCATCACGATTATATGCTAGTTGCCCTGCGAGGGAAGGTCGTGAAGGCGAAGGTTAGCTTCCGGTTTAGGGAAGTGTAG
- a CDS encoding dynein-associated protein, putative — protein MQFFFRLRITRTRNAHFLFHSFSHICQHWLCFVEICEHERKLIEVEVEEQRRVKFFSTVNRCFVYTLTLLHHTVLGVRQSTYSLGV, from the coding sequence ATgcaatttttctttcgccTTCGCATTACTCGTACACGAAAcgctcatttcctttttcattccttttcacaTATCTGCCAGCATTGGCTGTGTTTTGTGGAAATTTGTGAACACGAAAGGAAGTTGATAGAAGTTGAAGTAGAGGAACAGCGAAGGGTAAAGTTTTTCTCCACAGTAAATAGGTGCTTTGTTTATACTCTAACTCTACTTCATCACACCGTTCTTGGTGTTCGGCAGAGTACATACTCTCTCGGTGTCTGA
- a CDS encoding cysteine peptidase, Clan CA, family C19,putative: protein MLQVLGIVKHIFWNDAMYDRSLLPSEASMEKCHLTWSDLAAMTGRNRVALLAECGIHHSLNPVFMRAIHHVTSRSGSGCEGFQIVHTRLSARLWSPSLRRTSLLAPTVVNSDIFVDGKAEGIISDETVSSNAVNEHKRRRTKYNGLLNQGATCYLNSLLQTLFHISEFRLAIYQIPTAEEAEEKNDVNIKATKSIPYALQRLFCHLQTGSEAADTTELTESFGWSSSDSFVQHDVHELTCELLDKLENKLGGVRKSDNGFTVEEIASNAISRLFVGILESFVRVGEVGYYGAKEQLFYDIQLVVKNTTDIYASLDKFFQVEVLDGKNKYCLEHDGQKTYHCAEKGVRLKLTPPILILHLTRFDYDPQKGETKVLSRWVYYHTLDLSKYVPHASLDEVHYTLCSVLVHSGSNAGFGHYFCFIWCSDAWYRFNDGVVSQASLRDVFETNFGGSRINYWGSQVPSIANAYMLVYIRTSQLKQMLRPVELKDVPLHVAQQLEREREEREKRLREKAEDHLYGRIHFIEPHDIVAKNEFLSCRRPAGAQFPSQRTLRVLLSSEALPAFNSFVDDKLGVRSSEQTLWYVASKGVRNRFSLHRRVSGRLAVSDVLGGDKECCVLVVNAANAHCIEVDGDEELEHDLIHHKVYTPMQLKVHFVGCTVISRKKRVEFSDVFEKMESFVRSAIAGIADDVAKTRDHHLTGVCLKSVEEVRTPTVAPFLPLSLGGSRYDRDINKSVNKLTVLVEDEQGKFLSSQQYLQSGDTLIWQEETPGVDARNIFYSDIVSFQHFLRRRIPVEIKLNSPPSYPTLVDAQLADDMTYEQLQRYVARLIGQSDNYDRVRFTMYNPETRLPYFMKGRRSDRSNLTRLLSPPVQRSIPLSKILYYEYCKYTVTEIEAAHSLQFKLFGSCVRPIGEYWVLMPREEQITPKALFGQCVKEISDVRATESVNSLAVSQSVRSDREKEPQTGEMTQSELNYYASLDPQEAWRTLRLVDVWCGRIYNVFDKDHAQTFNRSTFEESAEYRIEELPKPIDGVPPQNQSIIQVHHFTLLRNRANPVDTHGNPFSIYIGHDEMAPSLLQRIAMKLGLSEAAVVDWKMALVKEDRVLEVLPTVAMGKQLFDFCDEHHYQPNKQPPTKMAFLGLEHAPLSKRCARKEDKVVIHN from the coding sequence ATGCTTCAGGTTCTAGGTATTGTGAAGCACATTTTTTGGAATGACGCCATGTATGACAGGTCGCTATTACCATCGGAGGCATCGATGGAGAAATGCCACTTAACATGGAGTGACTTGGCGGCTATGACAGGTCGAAATCGTGTGGCCTTATTGGCTGAGTGTGGCATCCATCATTCACTTAATCCCGTTTTCATGCGGGCGATACATCATGTTACGTCGCGCAGTGGCTCAGGATGTGAGGGATTCCAGATAGTTCACACCCGCCTGAGTGCGCGTCTGTGGAGCCCTTCTCTCCGGAGAACTTCTTTACTTGCTCCAACGGTTGTCAACAGCGACATTTTTGTGGATGGGAAGGCCGAAGGTATAATAAGTGACGAAACGGTATCGAGTAACGCAGTAAACGAGCACAAAAGGCGGAGAACGAAGTATAATGGGTTATTGAATCAGGGAGCGACATGTTACTTGAATTCGCTCCTCCAGACATTGTTCCACATTTCCGAGTTTCGGTTGGCAATTTATCAAATACCTACAGCAGAAGAAGCTGAGGAGAAAAACGATGTAAATATTAAGGCAACGAAGTCTATTCCGTATGCATTACAGAGGTTGTTCTGCCACCTCCAAACGGGGAGTGAGGCTGCTGATACTACTGAGCTTACCGAGTCTTTTGGATGGAGTTCAAGCGACAGTTTTGTCCAGCATGACGTTCACGAATTGACATGTGAACTGCTTGATAAGTTGGAAAACAAGTTAGGAGGAGTGCGAAAGTCAGATAATGGTTTTACGGTGGAAGAGATTGCAAGCAATGCCATTAGTCGATTATTTGTTGGAATCTTAGAAAGTTTTGTTCGTGTCGGTGAAGTGGGTTACTATGGGGCAAAGGAGCAACTTTTTTACGATATACAGTTGGTTGTGAAGAATACGACAGATATATACGCGAGTTTGGATAAATTTTTCCAAGTGGAGGTCCTTGATGGAAAGAACAAATATTGCCTCGAACACGACGGCCAAAAGACTTACCACTGTGCAGAAAAGGGTGTTCGTCTGAAGCTTACCCCACCGATTCTAATTCTTCATTTGACACGATTCGATTACGATCCGCAAAAAGGTGAGACGAAGGTTCTGAGTCGTTGGGTTTATTACCACACACTGGACCTGTCTAAGTACGTGCCTCACGCCTCGTTGGATGAAGTTCACTACACCCTTTGTAGCGTGCTAGTTCATTCGGGCTCCAATGCTGGGTTTGGGCACTATTTTTGCTTTATATGGTGCTCAGATGCGTGGTACAGGTTCAATGATGGTGTTGTGAGTCAGGCGTCACTTCGGGATGTTTTCGAAACAAACTTTGGAGGATCAAGAATAAACTACTGGGGTTCTCAGGTTCCGAGCATAGCCAACGCTTACATGTTGGTATACATCCGAACGTCTCAGTTAAAGCAGATGTTGCGGCCTGTCGAGTTGAAGGATGTTCCGTTGCACGTTGCACAGCAGTTGGAGAGAGAGCGCGAAGAGCGTGAAAAAAGACTCAGGGAGAAGGCTGAGGACCATTTGTACGGTCGCATCCACTTTATAGAACCCCATGATATTGTGGCTAAAAATGAGTTTCTTTCCTGCCGACGACCTGCTGGGGCGCAATTTCCGTCCCAAAGAACCCTTAGGGTGCTTCTGAGTTCCGAGGCCCTTCCAGCGTTTAACTCATTTGTTGATGATAAGCTGGGGGTCCGCAGTTCCGAGCAAACTCTGTGGTACGTAGCATCGAAAGGTGTACGCAATCGCTTCTCTTTGCATCGGCGTGTTTCAGGGAGACTTGCCGTGTCCGACGTATTAGGTGGGGATAAGGAATGTTGTGTTCTCGTTGTTAACGCAGCTAATGCGCATTGCATCGAGGTAGATGGAGATGAAGAGCTGGAACATGACTTAATTCACCACAAAGTTTACACTCCTATGCAGCTGAAGGTTCACTTTGTTGGTTGCACAGTGATATCCCGCAAGAAGAGGGTTGAATTTTCAGACGTTTTCGAAAAGATGGAATCCTTTGTACGGAGCGCCATAGCGGGGATTGCAGACGACGTGGCCAAAACGCGTGATCATCACTTGACTGGCGTATGTTTGAAGAGCGTTGAAGAAGTCAGGACACCTACGGTGGccccctttcttcccttgtcGCTTGGTGGTTCTCGCTACGACAGGGACATTAACAAATCCGTGAATAAATTAACCGTACTCGTCGAAGATGAACAGGGGAAATTTTTATCTTCTCAGCAGTACCTACAGTCCGGTGACACACTTATTTGGCAGGAGGAGACACCGGGGGTCGATGCGCGTAATATATTTTATTCCGATATTGTTAGTTTTCAGCATTTTCTCAGGCGTCGTATCCCCGTGGAGATCAAGCTAAATTCACCCCCCTCGTACCCTACTCTTGTTGATGCGCAGTTGGCAGATGACATGACGTATGAACAGCTCCAGCGATATGTTGCTCGACTGATTGGTCAATCAGACAATTATGATCGTGTTCGTTTTACGATGTATAATCCAGAAACTCGATTGCCGTATTTCATGAAGGGGCGCCGAAGTGATCGCTCGAATCTCACGAGGTTGCTTTCCCCTCCTGTTCAACGTTCTATACCACTCTCGAAAATTCTTTACTACGAGTACTGTAAGTACACGGTAACGGAAATTGAGGCGGCTCATTCGCTTCAGTTCAAGCTGTTTGGCAGTTGTGTAAGACCCATCGGTGAATACTGGGTGTTGATGCCACGTGAAGAGCAAATTACACCAAAAGCGCTTTTCGGCCAATGCGTGAAAGAGATCAGTGATGTGAGGGCCACCGAGTCCGTTAACTCACTAGCCGTTTCTCAGTCTGTGAGGAGTGACAGGGAGAAGGAGCCCCAGACTGGGGAGATGACTCAATCTGAATTAAACTACTACGCAAGCCTGGACCCACAGGAGGCGTGGCGAACCCTCCGGTTGGTGGACGTGTGGTGTGGGAGGATTTACAATGTTTTTGATAAGGATCATGCACAAACATTTAATCGCTCCACATTTGAGGAGAGTGCGGAATATCGCATTGAGGAGTTGCCTAAACCCATAGATGGTGTTCCCCCCCAAAATCAGTCCATTATCCAAGTACATCACTTTACACTGCTACGTAATCGTGCGAACCCTGTTGACACGCATGGCAATCCTTTCAGTATCTACATTGGTCATGACGAGATGGCACCATCACTCCTTCAGCGTATAGCGATGAAGCTAGGTTTAAGTGAAGCTGCAGTGGTTGACTGGAAGATGGCTCTTGTCAAGGAAGATCGTGTTCTAGAGGTGCTGCCCACTGTCGCGATGGGAAAACAGCTATTCGATTTTTGTGACGAACATCATTACCAGCCCAACAAACAACCCCCTACGAAGATGGCCTTCCTCGGCTTGGAACACGCTCCGTTATCGAAAAGATGTGCAAGGAAGGAGGATAAGGTTGTTATCCACAATTAA